One genomic window of Calorimonas adulescens includes the following:
- the ileS gene encoding isoleucine--tRNA ligase: MDYNETLNLPKTSFPMKANLPSKEPEILKFWDEIDINALVLDKNKDKPKYILHDGPPYANGDLHLGHTLNKILKDIINKYKSMRGYNTPYVPGWDTHGLPIEAQAIKKLGINKNEINPVEFRKMCRQYALEQVDIQREEFKRLGVRGDWDHPYLTLNPEFEAKQIEIFGQMAEKGYIYKGLKPVYWCTTCETALAEAEIEYKDETADSIYVKFGVTDDRGLFRKLIDDISKIYFVIWTTTTWTIPANLAISLNPEFDYSLVAANGEVYVMATELVKSVLHDLNISEYKILGSFKGQEMEGIKTKHPLYDRDSVIIVGDHVTLDTGTGCVHTAPGHGEEDFIVGQKYGLPAFNPVDEKGFFKAEAGKYAGMKYYNANREIEKDLAEAGALLGKKKILHSYPHCWRCKNPVIFRATEQWFASVKGFREEALKAIKEVEWVPEWGEERITNMVKDREDWCISRQRLWGVPIPIFYCQECGEALIDKETIAKISDIFREKGSDAWFEMSPEELLPEGKKCRCGSTNFRKETDIMDVWFDSGSTHAAVLETRDDLRWPADMYLEGSDQHRGWFQSSLLTSVATRGKAPYRSVLTHGFVVDGEGRKMSKSLGNGIDPDEIIKKYGAEILRLWVISSDYTSDVRISDKILGQLTEVYKKIRNTIRFMLGNLYDFDPDKDMVGYQDMEEIDKWALLRLERLKDRINDAYEGYQYHLIYHLFHNFCVVDMSNQYLDIIKDRLYTFKANSKERRSAQTALYIILNDMIKLIAPVLSFTTEEAWGYMPHRKDENYESVQLTDWPEKNEDYIDIELEDRWNKIMDIRGEVTRALEIARNSKIIGHSLNAEVTLYPSDDIKDTVNYFYNKLDTIFIVSKVNVCNYEDAGDDITYETESLKIKVQQAPGQKCSRCWVYSETVGQDPEHPDLCHKCITNL; the protein is encoded by the coding sequence ATGGATTATAATGAAACTTTAAATCTACCAAAGACGTCGTTTCCAATGAAAGCAAATTTACCATCAAAGGAACCTGAGATATTGAAGTTCTGGGATGAGATAGATATTAATGCTCTTGTTTTGGATAAGAACAAAGATAAACCAAAATATATTTTGCATGATGGTCCACCATATGCAAATGGCGATCTTCATCTTGGGCACACGCTTAACAAAATTTTAAAAGATATAATCAATAAATATAAAAGTATGAGAGGCTATAATACCCCATATGTTCCCGGTTGGGATACACATGGTCTACCCATAGAGGCACAGGCAATAAAAAAATTAGGTATAAACAAAAACGAAATTAATCCTGTTGAGTTTCGTAAAATGTGCAGACAATATGCATTGGAACAAGTCGATATTCAAAGGGAGGAATTCAAGAGACTAGGCGTACGCGGTGACTGGGATCATCCTTACCTTACACTAAATCCTGAATTCGAAGCCAAACAAATAGAAATATTTGGCCAGATGGCTGAAAAGGGTTATATATATAAAGGATTAAAACCAGTATATTGGTGTACAACATGTGAAACAGCTCTTGCAGAGGCAGAAATAGAGTATAAGGATGAAACAGCAGACAGCATATATGTAAAGTTTGGGGTTACGGATGACAGGGGATTATTTAGAAAGTTAATAGATGATATAAGTAAGATATACTTTGTGATATGGACAACAACCACATGGACAATACCAGCAAACCTTGCCATTTCATTAAATCCTGAATTTGACTATAGCCTTGTAGCAGCCAATGGAGAGGTTTATGTAATGGCAACTGAACTGGTTAAAAGTGTGCTCCATGATTTGAATATATCAGAGTATAAGATTCTTGGCAGTTTTAAGGGGCAGGAAATGGAGGGAATAAAGACAAAGCATCCTCTCTATGATAGGGATTCAGTGATAATTGTTGGAGATCATGTAACCCTCGATACAGGCACTGGCTGTGTTCATACTGCACCCGGGCATGGTGAAGAAGATTTTATTGTGGGACAGAAATATGGACTTCCAGCATTCAATCCTGTGGATGAGAAGGGATTTTTCAAAGCTGAAGCAGGGAAGTATGCTGGTATGAAATATTACAATGCAAATCGCGAGATAGAAAAAGATTTGGCTGAAGCAGGAGCTCTTCTTGGCAAGAAAAAGATTTTACATTCTTACCCACATTGCTGGCGGTGCAAGAATCCAGTTATTTTTAGAGCTACTGAACAGTGGTTTGCTTCAGTTAAAGGATTCAGAGAAGAGGCATTAAAAGCAATAAAAGAGGTTGAATGGGTTCCCGAATGGGGTGAAGAGAGGATAACCAATATGGTTAAAGATAGGGAAGACTGGTGTATTTCAAGACAGCGCCTCTGGGGTGTGCCTATACCGATTTTTTACTGTCAGGAGTGTGGTGAAGCATTAATAGATAAGGAAACTATTGCTAAAATATCTGACATTTTTAGAGAAAAGGGTTCTGATGCCTGGTTTGAAATGTCACCTGAAGAATTATTACCTGAAGGTAAAAAATGCAGGTGTGGTTCTACGAATTTTAGAAAAGAAACAGATATAATGGATGTATGGTTTGATTCAGGGTCCACCCATGCAGCGGTATTAGAAACCCGGGATGATTTAAGATGGCCTGCCGATATGTATCTTGAAGGATCGGACCAACACAGGGGTTGGTTTCAATCGTCATTATTAACTTCAGTAGCTACCAGAGGAAAAGCGCCATACAGGTCTGTCCTGACCCATGGGTTTGTTGTGGATGGTGAAGGGAGAAAGATGTCAAAATCTCTCGGGAATGGAATAGATCCCGATGAAATTATAAAGAAGTATGGTGCTGAAATTTTACGCCTATGGGTTATTTCTTCTGATTATACATCGGATGTAAGAATATCTGATAAAATACTGGGTCAGCTTACAGAAGTATACAAGAAGATAAGAAATACTATTAGATTCATGCTGGGAAATCTCTATGACTTTGATCCTGATAAGGATATGGTAGGCTATCAAGATATGGAAGAAATCGATAAATGGGCTTTGCTGCGCCTCGAGAGGCTAAAAGATAGAATAAATGATGCATACGAAGGCTATCAATATCATCTTATATATCATTTATTTCACAATTTCTGTGTTGTGGATATGAGTAATCAGTATCTGGACATTATAAAAGATAGACTATATACTTTCAAAGCAAATTCTAAGGAAAGAAGATCAGCTCAAACTGCTTTATACATCATTTTAAATGATATGATAAAATTAATAGCACCCGTACTCAGCTTTACCACAGAGGAAGCATGGGGTTATATGCCTCATAGAAAAGACGAAAATTATGAGAGCGTACAACTTACAGATTGGCCTGAGAAAAATGAGGATTATATAGATATTGAATTGGAAGATAGATGGAATAAAATTATGGATATAAGGGGAGAAGTGACCAGGGCCCTTGAGATTGCGCGTAATAGTAAGATTATAGGACATTCTTTAAACGCAGAAGTCACCCTATACCCCTCAGATGATATTAAAGATACTGTCAATTATTTCTATAATAAGTTAGACACAATATTTATTGTTTCTAAGGTAAATGTATGTAATTATGAGGATGCAGGTGACGATATAACCTATGAGACAGAAAGCCTGAAAATTAAGGTTCAGCAGGCTCCTGGTCAAAAATGCAGCAGATGCTGGGTATATAGTGAGACTGTAGGGCAAGATCCTGAACATCCGGACCTCTGCCACAAATGTATAACTAATTTGTAA
- a CDS encoding 5'-methylthioadenosine/adenosylhomocysteine nucleosidase, whose protein sequence is MIVLIGVIGAMGEEIEILLRKSKIKRKTVIAGMMFIECAIEDVNCILVVSGIGKVNAAVCTQILISNFSVSKIINTGVAGAIDSMLDIGDIVISSELIEYDVDVTVFGYKRGVIPRMKTSIFKAEPRLIDYALTACKKNQDINSYVGRIISGDKFVANKDEVISLKKEFNGLAVEMEGAAIAHTCYLNKVPFVIIRAISDRADGKANISYNQFVHSSAKTASNIILDMIGNL, encoded by the coding sequence GTGATTGTTTTGATAGGCGTTATAGGTGCAATGGGTGAAGAAATAGAAATTTTACTAAGAAAGAGTAAAATTAAAAGAAAAACCGTAATAGCTGGAATGATGTTCATTGAATGTGCTATTGAAGATGTAAACTGTATACTGGTAGTATCAGGCATTGGTAAAGTAAATGCAGCTGTATGTACACAGATTTTAATTTCAAATTTCAGTGTAAGCAAAATAATAAATACTGGAGTTGCTGGTGCCATTGATAGCATGCTTGATATAGGCGATATAGTTATTTCAAGCGAACTTATAGAATACGATGTTGATGTTACAGTATTTGGGTATAAACGTGGCGTTATTCCAAGAATGAAGACGTCGATTTTTAAAGCTGAGCCACGCCTTATTGATTATGCCTTGACCGCTTGCAAAAAAAATCAAGATATTAATAGTTATGTGGGAAGGATTATTTCAGGGGACAAATTTGTAGCAAACAAAGATGAAGTAATAAGCTTAAAAAAAGAGTTTAATGGTCTTGCAGTAGAGATGGAGGGTGCAGCTATAGCCCATACGTGTTATTTAAATAAAGTACCATTTGTTATAATTAGAGCAATTTCTGATAGAGCTGATGGGAAAGCAAATATAAGTTATAATCAATTTGTACACTCCTCTGCCAAGACTGCTAGTAACATAATATTGGATATGATAGGAAACTTGTAA
- a CDS encoding DUF5665 domain-containing protein: MQYNNNEEELLRKLNDVSIMLERTNINEYVQLLQRPGKMLLINFSSGLVRGLGMAIGFTILGAIVLIILQRIVMLNIPLIGNFVADVIKVVEMQL; encoded by the coding sequence ATGCAGTATAATAACAATGAGGAAGAACTATTAAGAAAGCTAAATGATGTTTCTATTATGTTAGAGAGGACAAATATTAATGAATATGTACAATTACTTCAAAGACCCGGAAAGATGCTGTTGATCAATTTTTCGAGTGGTCTGGTTAGGGGATTGGGGATGGCTATCGGTTTTACAATTCTTGGAGCTATCGTTTTAATAATATTACAGAGGATTGTAATGTTAAATATCCCGCTGATTGGTAATTTTGTAGCAGATGTTATAAAAGTTGTAGAGATGCAGCTTTAG
- a CDS encoding TraR/DksA C4-type zinc finger protein, with protein sequence MDNNKLNHYKQRLLKLKSDYEQLEHNIIDNSNLNISEREEYEELSFYDNHPADLGEETYLRELNYSRLDSVKNILNSINDALKRIDENSFGFCKTCGRVIEEERLEIMPYAAYCIKCEKKHEQLSAENTNFRPIEEKNFPNSFGDTNMDYKDENVEFDGEDSYQSLERFNKTNDPSYQTGDQINIGDEVQSGTVEATDNISNAYYKEILENERDNKEG encoded by the coding sequence ATGGACAATAACAAATTGAACCATTATAAACAAAGGCTTTTAAAACTAAAGTCGGATTATGAGCAACTTGAACACAATATAATTGATAACAGCAATCTGAATATATCTGAACGTGAAGAATATGAGGAACTATCATTCTATGACAATCATCCTGCTGATCTTGGAGAGGAAACATATTTAAGAGAACTTAATTATTCAAGATTAGATAGTGTTAAAAACATCTTAAATTCAATCAATGATGCTTTAAAGCGGATTGATGAAAACAGTTTTGGATTTTGCAAGACATGTGGAAGGGTAATAGAGGAAGAAAGATTAGAGATTATGCCTTATGCAGCATACTGTATAAAGTGTGAAAAAAAGCATGAACAACTATCTGCAGAGAATACGAACTTTAGACCAATAGAAGAAAAAAATTTCCCTAATTCTTTTGGAGACACAAATATGGATTATAAGGACGAAAACGTAGAATTTGATGGAGAAGATAGCTATCAATCACTTGAAAGGTTCAATAAAACGAACGATCCTAGCTATCAAACAGGAGACCAAATTAATATAGGGGATGAAGTTCAGTCAGGCACTGTAGAGGCCACTGATAACATTTCCAATGCTTATTATAAAGAGATTTTAGAAAATGAAAGAGATAATAAAGAAGGATAG
- the lspA gene encoding signal peptidase II yields the protein MYFVIAIIIILIDQLSKHYMVTYLSNGNSCHILGTILEFTLVKNKGAAFGILQNQTLFFIIITLMVTIALVYLLINVPGQFYAKLALSFILGGAVGNLIDRVRLGYVIDFIHIIYWPVFNVADMFIVTGSILLAVFIFLSDKK from the coding sequence ATGTACTTTGTGATTGCTATAATTATCATACTAATTGATCAATTATCAAAACATTATATGGTCACCTATTTATCTAACGGAAATTCATGTCATATATTGGGTACAATACTGGAATTTACTCTTGTAAAAAATAAAGGGGCGGCATTTGGCATACTTCAGAATCAGACACTTTTTTTTATTATTATTACATTAATGGTTACTATTGCTCTGGTGTATCTCTTGATTAACGTACCCGGTCAGTTTTATGCAAAACTTGCACTTTCGTTTATATTAGGAGGAGCGGTGGGTAATCTAATTGACAGGGTAAGATTAGGTTATGTTATTGATTTTATCCACATTATTTATTGGCCTGTATTCAATGTTGCTGATATGTTCATCGTTACTGGTTCAATATTGCTGGCAGTATTTATTTTTTTAAGTGATAAAAAATAA
- a CDS encoding RluA family pseudouridine synthase produces MIIQSDLNDIRVDQFLALKTNFSRTYIQKLIKEKLVRINDKVIKASEKVKSGDNISIDIPPVEELKLVAEDIPIDIIYEDDDLIVVNKPKNMVVHPAPGNYSGTLVNALLYKTKNLSTVNGVVRPGIVHRLDKDTTGLIIVAKNDISHKGLAEQLKNHLVNKTYLALVDGVVKDDMGTIHTMIGRNPKERKKMAVVENGKEAVTTYNVIERLNGYTFLKLNIKTGRTHQIRVHLAYIGHPIVGDKLYGKKKNEFGINGQLLHAHKIGFIHPAYGRYMEFSAPLPEHFTDVLKKLGSKKLSDFDK; encoded by the coding sequence ATGATTATCCAATCAGATCTCAATGATATAAGGGTAGATCAATTTTTGGCACTTAAGACGAATTTTAGTCGGACATATATACAAAAATTAATCAAAGAAAAACTTGTAAGAATAAATGATAAAGTTATAAAAGCAAGTGAAAAGGTTAAATCAGGCGATAATATAAGTATAGATATACCACCGGTTGAAGAACTAAAATTGGTGGCAGAAGATATACCAATAGATATAATCTATGAAGACGATGATTTAATTGTGGTTAATAAACCTAAGAATATGGTTGTACATCCTGCACCTGGGAACTATAGTGGTACATTGGTTAATGCTTTACTTTATAAGACAAAAAACTTATCCACTGTAAATGGTGTTGTTAGGCCGGGCATAGTACATAGACTTGATAAGGATACCACAGGTCTTATTATAGTTGCAAAGAATGATATTTCACATAAAGGGTTGGCAGAACAGCTTAAAAATCATTTGGTCAATAAAACTTATTTAGCTCTAGTAGACGGTGTAGTTAAAGATGATATGGGTACAATACATACTATGATAGGTCGAAATCCAAAAGAACGAAAGAAAATGGCAGTTGTTGAAAATGGTAAAGAGGCAGTGACCACTTATAATGTCATTGAAAGACTAAATGGGTATACCTTTTTAAAGTTAAATATAAAGACGGGAAGAACTCATCAGATAAGGGTTCATTTGGCTTATATTGGCCATCCTATTGTTGGTGATAAACTTTATGGAAAGAAAAAAAATGAATTTGGTATTAATGGCCAACTTCTTCATGCACATAAAATTGGATTTATTCATCCTGCATATGGGAGATATATGGAATTTAGTGCCCCATTGCCGGAACATTTCACGGATGTATTAAAGAAACTGGGTTCAAAGAAACTCAGCGACTTTGATAAATAG
- the ald gene encoding alanine dehydrogenase — translation MIIGIPKEIKAEENRVAITPAGVKAFTNAGHRVFIEKSAGAGSGFTDEEYAKAGAEILDTPKEVFDKAEMIIKVKEPQPAEYDYFHEGQVLFTYLHLAPDPEQTRALLEKNIVGIAYETVQLDNGALPLLSPMSEIAGRMSVQVGAWLLEKVNGGRGILLSGVPGVEQGNVTIIGGGNVGTNAAKIAVGMGAKVTVLDINTSRLAYLDDIFGGRITTLVSNEYNIEEAVKDADLVIGAVLIPGSKAPKLVKEYMVKEMKPGSVIVDVAIDQGGSVETIDRITTHANPYFIKYNVVHYSVANMPGAVPRTSTLALTNATLKYALELANKGYETALKDNMALMRGLNVYFGKVTYKGVADSLGYEYVDPKTLF, via the coding sequence ATGATAATTGGTATACCAAAAGAGATTAAAGCAGAAGAGAACAGGGTAGCTATAACCCCAGCAGGTGTGAAAGCATTTACAAACGCAGGTCATAGAGTATTTATAGAAAAGTCGGCCGGGGCTGGAAGTGGTTTCACCGATGAAGAGTATGCAAAAGCTGGTGCTGAAATTCTTGATACTCCGAAGGAAGTTTTTGATAAGGCTGAAATGATAATTAAAGTAAAAGAACCACAACCCGCTGAATATGATTATTTTCATGAAGGGCAGGTATTATTCACCTATCTCCATCTTGCACCAGACCCAGAGCAAACAAGAGCTTTACTTGAGAAAAACATAGTTGGAATTGCTTACGAGACGGTACAACTGGATAATGGTGCGTTACCTCTCCTATCACCCATGAGTGAAATTGCAGGCAGAATGTCTGTACAGGTTGGTGCATGGCTACTTGAAAAAGTGAATGGTGGTCGTGGAATTTTACTCAGCGGCGTACCAGGAGTAGAGCAAGGCAATGTAACAATCATAGGTGGCGGAAATGTCGGCACAAATGCGGCTAAAATAGCTGTAGGTATGGGTGCGAAGGTAACTGTGCTTGATATTAATACATCAAGACTTGCATATTTAGATGATATATTTGGAGGAAGAATTACTACACTTGTTTCCAATGAATATAATATTGAAGAGGCAGTCAAAGATGCTGACCTTGTTATAGGAGCAGTATTGATACCAGGAAGTAAAGCACCAAAACTGGTCAAAGAATATATGGTTAAAGAAATGAAACCTGGTTCTGTTATAGTGGATGTTGCCATAGATCAGGGTGGGTCGGTAGAGACGATAGATAGGATTACAACTCATGCCAATCCATACTTTATAAAATATAATGTAGTTCATTACTCTGTGGCTAATATGCCAGGTGCTGTGCCGCGTACATCAACCCTTGCCCTTACCAACGCTACGTTAAAATATGCCCTTGAATTAGCCAATAAAGGTTATGAAACGGCATTGAAAGACAATATGGCATTGATGAGGGGATTAAACGTATATTTTGGGAAAGTAACATATAAAGGAGTGGCAGATTCTCTTGGGTATGAATATGTTGATCCTAAAACTTTATTTTAG
- a CDS encoding D-alanyl-D-alanine carboxypeptidase family protein — protein sequence MKKHYAILMLIAVLLFSNFNSVFAFDDQNLSGSIPFDVNAKSAILMDSDTGTVLYEKNIHERLAPASVTKIMTLYLIMEAIDSGKIKLDDMVRVSEYASSMGGSQVYLAPGEEMSVEDLIKAITIASANDAAVALAEYIAGSEQLFVEMMNDAVSKWGLKDTHFVNVTGLPTDNHYTSVYDTAIISMKLINEHPSILKYTSIWMDTLREGKFGLANTNKLIRTYGADGLKTGSTEEAKYCLSATKKVGNTRLIAVLFGAPDSKTRFGETIKLLDYGFANYETYNLFKKGDLVGKINVEKGSINIYEIRIPKDISILIKKGEGGNIVSSVELVDKIVAPAKVGYEIGKIIIKNKGEVIQEIPLTTEVDIQKATFSNIIKKIYKCWLTF from the coding sequence ATGAAAAAGCATTATGCAATATTGATGCTTATTGCTGTGTTACTTTTTAGCAACTTCAACAGTGTATTTGCTTTTGATGATCAAAATCTATCAGGAAGCATACCTTTTGACGTTAATGCTAAGTCAGCAATTTTAATGGATTCTGACACGGGAACAGTCTTATATGAAAAGAATATACATGAACGCCTTGCTCCTGCTAGTGTTACAAAGATAATGACCTTATATCTTATAATGGAGGCTATTGATTCAGGTAAGATTAAGTTAGATGATATGGTAAGAGTAAGTGAATATGCCAGTAGTATGGGTGGCTCTCAGGTTTATCTGGCACCGGGGGAAGAGATGTCAGTAGAAGATTTGATAAAGGCAATAACAATAGCTTCAGCGAATGATGCTGCAGTTGCACTGGCAGAATATATTGCAGGCAGTGAGCAACTATTTGTAGAAATGATGAATGATGCGGTCAGCAAATGGGGACTTAAGGATACACACTTTGTTAATGTGACAGGCTTACCAACGGATAACCATTATACTTCTGTTTATGATACTGCTATAATCTCTATGAAATTGATTAATGAACATCCATCAATATTAAAGTATACATCAATTTGGATGGATACCTTAAGAGAAGGGAAATTTGGTTTAGCAAACACAAACAAGTTAATAAGGACATATGGAGCTGATGGACTAAAAACCGGTTCGACAGAAGAAGCAAAATATTGCTTATCTGCAACAAAAAAAGTTGGTAATACTCGTTTAATTGCAGTATTATTTGGTGCACCAGATTCTAAAACAAGATTTGGTGAAACAATTAAGCTCTTAGATTATGGTTTTGCCAATTATGAAACATATAACCTTTTTAAAAAGGGTGACCTAGTTGGAAAGATAAATGTGGAAAAGGGAAGTATCAACATTTATGAGATTAGGATACCAAAGGATATTTCAATTCTTATTAAAAAAGGTGAAGGTGGTAATATTGTAAGTAGTGTTGAACTGGTAGATAAAATAGTAGCTCCTGCCAAGGTAGGCTATGAAATTGGCAAAATTATAATCAAAAATAAGGGAGAAGTAATTCAAGAAATTCCATTAACAACAGAAGTTGATATACAGAAGGCTACGTTTTCTAATATTATTAAAAAGATATATAAGTGCTGGCTGACTTTTTGA
- the spoIIAA gene encoding anti-sigma F factor antagonist, protein MDFKIEKEKNFLIVSLNGEIDHHNSEIIKERIDEAIIKQHTKNLILDFKNVDFMDSSGIGLILGRYKKIKAIDGHVYVVDNSHIKRVLEMSGIYKIIRTFDSLKKAKEYAGR, encoded by the coding sequence ATGGACTTTAAAATTGAAAAAGAGAAGAATTTTTTAATAGTAAGCCTAAATGGAGAAATAGATCATCATAATTCGGAAATTATAAAGGAGAGGATTGATGAAGCTATCATTAAACAACACACTAAGAATTTGATACTTGATTTTAAAAATGTCGATTTTATGGACAGTTCTGGGATAGGATTAATATTAGGTCGATACAAAAAAATTAAGGCTATTGATGGGCATGTTTATGTTGTAGATAATAGTCATATCAAAAGGGTCTTAGAGATGTCTGGTATTTATAAAATAATTAGGACCTTTGATAGCCTGAAAAAAGCCAAAGAATATGCCGGGAGGTAG
- the spoIIAB gene encoding anti-sigma F factor — protein sequence MNNRMHLEFPSYSQNESFARMVISAFVTPMDPTLEELSDIKTAVSEAVTNAIIHGYENEIGIIYMDAEINDNKLTVVIKDKGKGIEDVKMARQPLYTSRPDLDRSGMGFTIMESFMDNLDVISKIGEGTTVIMTKLISTKK from the coding sequence ATGAACAATAGGATGCATCTTGAGTTTCCAAGTTATTCTCAGAATGAATCATTTGCAAGAATGGTTATATCTGCATTTGTGACACCAATGGACCCAACCTTAGAGGAACTTTCTGATATCAAAACGGCAGTGTCAGAAGCTGTAACAAATGCCATAATACATGGATATGAGAACGAAATAGGAATTATCTATATGGATGCAGAAATCAATGACAATAAGTTGACTGTCGTTATCAAAGATAAGGGTAAAGGAATAGAAGACGTTAAGATGGCAAGGCAACCCCTTTATACATCAAGGCCTGATTTAGACAGGTCTGGAATGGGGTTTACTATTATGGAAAGTTTCATGGACAATCTGGACGTTATTTCAAAGATAGGAGAAGGTACAACTGTTATAATGACAAAATTGATAAGTACCAAAAAATAA
- a CDS encoding SigF/SigG family RNA polymerase sporulation sigma factor, with product MENNNLELIKRAQSNDKTAQEQLIKNNIGLVKGIVKRFLGRGYEEEDLFQIGCTGLLKAIKRFDVSYGVKFSTYAVPMIIGEIKRFLRDDNIIKVGRSTKEKYLKVKYASEELTYMLGREPTVNELAEHLNMKLEELVLVLNSENQPLSLNESFNQENDEDTLLDKISDNYNETDIINSLALKEAINKLEARERQIIILRYFKDMTQSQVSQIMGISQVQVSRIEKSVLNKIKNELNYV from the coding sequence ATGGAGAATAACAATTTAGAACTTATTAAAAGAGCCCAAAGCAACGATAAAACAGCACAAGAACAACTAATTAAAAATAATATTGGTCTCGTAAAGGGTATAGTAAAAAGATTTCTGGGTAGAGGGTATGAGGAGGAAGATTTGTTCCAGATTGGGTGTACAGGACTTTTAAAAGCAATAAAGCGTTTTGATGTGAGTTATGGAGTAAAGTTTTCTACTTATGCAGTTCCTATGATTATAGGTGAAATTAAAAGATTTTTAAGAGATGACAATATAATAAAAGTGGGTCGCTCGACAAAAGAAAAATATTTAAAGGTAAAATATGCAAGCGAAGAGTTAACATACATGTTGGGAAGAGAACCAACGGTTAATGAACTGGCCGAACATTTGAACATGAAGTTAGAGGAACTGGTTCTGGTTTTAAACAGTGAAAATCAACCATTGTCATTGAATGAGTCATTTAATCAAGAGAATGATGAAGATACGCTGCTGGATAAAATCAGTGATAATTACAATGAAACAGATATTATTAATAGTTTAGCTTTAAAAGAAGCTATAAATAAATTGGAAGCACGTGAAAGGCAGATTATTATATTAAGATATTTTAAAGACATGACACAGTCTCAGGTCTCACAAATAATGGGTATATCACAGGTGCAGGTTTCAAGGATTGAAAAAAGTGTCTTAAATAAAATTAAAAATGAATTAAATTACGTTTGA
- a CDS encoding dodecin family protein yields MAIVKVLNLVGESKQSWDDAIKNAVKEASKTVGNISGIEVTNQTANVKDGNIVEYKANVQVAFKVDDNDQMSI; encoded by the coding sequence ATGGCTATTGTTAAAGTATTAAATTTGGTGGGCGAATCAAAGCAAAGTTGGGATGATGCAATTAAAAATGCTGTAAAAGAGGCGTCAAAAACTGTAGGTAATATTTCAGGAATCGAGGTTACAAACCAAACTGCAAATGTTAAAGATGGCAATATTGTTGAATATAAGGCAAATGTTCAAGTTGCTTTCAAAGTCGACGATAATGATCAAATGAGCATCTAA
- the spoVAC gene encoding stage V sporulation protein AC, protein MLRNNDIGLKKDYQKIVKRSVPRPTILRNCILAFIFGGLICDIGQIFLNYFESLGMDPLQAGTSTSIVMVFIGAFLTGIGIYDLIGKYAGAGSVVPITGFANSIVAPAMEFKREGYVFGVGAKMFTIAGPVIVYGVASSIVIGIIYYLLEL, encoded by the coding sequence GTGCTTAGGAATAATGATATAGGCTTAAAAAAAGATTATCAAAAAATAGTAAAGAGATCCGTACCAAGACCAACTATTTTAAGAAACTGCATACTGGCCTTTATATTTGGTGGATTAATTTGTGACATTGGACAAATTTTTTTAAATTACTTTGAGTCCCTTGGTATGGACCCTCTCCAGGCTGGAACGTCTACATCAATAGTAATGGTATTTATTGGTGCGTTCTTAACAGGGATAGGCATATACGATTTGATCGGTAAATATGCAGGGGCAGGTTCTGTTGTGCCGATTACTGGTTTTGCTAATTCAATAGTGGCACCAGCAATGGAATTTAAAAGAGAGGGATATGTATTTGGTGTTGGTGCTAAAATGTTTACTATAGCTGGGCCTGTAATTGTATATGGGGTTGCTTCCTCAATTGTAATAGGGATTATATACTATTTATTAGAGCTTTAG